The Tolypothrix sp. PCC 7712 region TTCACTTAAAGTGTCAGCCAAGATGGTTTGGTGGGTAATTGCTGCAAATATATTTTTGTTTAAAAATTTATCTTTATTATTTAAAAGGTTATGAAAATCGGTTTTGATATTAGCCAAACTGGAAAAAATAAGGCAGGATGTGGCTATGCTGCTGCCAGTCTTATCCAAAACTTAATAGAAGAATATGATAATCATGAATATCTGCTTTATTCAGCATTTGGCAATACTTTTTGGGATCCAGAACATGGAAAAAGTACGTGCCGCTTTTCTCAAAGAAATTGTACTCACTTACTAGATAATTTATCTCATCAAGATTCTCTAAATTTTTGGAATACTACCAAAGCAATAGATGAAGGAAAATTAGGAAATCCCGATATTGTTCATGCGAACAACTTTTCATCTCCCCAGTTAAATTTTGCACGTCTGGTTTATACTATACATGACGTGAGCTTTATCGATCATCCAGAGTATACTTCTGAAGAAAATCGATGGATTTGCTTTAACGGTGTCTTTGATGCTTCCATAAGAGCCGATCTAATTATTGCTATTTCTGAATATTCTAGAAAACGATTTTTAGAAGTATTTCCACACTTTCCTATGGAGCGCACTCGTGTCGTCTACTTAGGAAGTCGTTTTACAAATGTAGAGGATGAAAAACCAGTAGCTACTCTCAAACCTAATAATTTTTGGCTGTCCGTAGGAACTTTAGAACCTAGAAAAAATTTACGTCGAACTTTACGTGCTTTTAAGCAATATGTTGATGTTAATCCTGACTCTAAACCTTTAGTTTTAGCAGGAGGACAAGGATGGTTAGAAGAAGACCTAGAACAGTTTATTAATAATCTAGAATTGAGTAAACATATTATTAAACTAGGCTATGTAGATGACTCTACACTAAAATGGCTATATAAAAACTGCTGGGCTTTTATTTATCCATCTATTTATGAAGGTTTTGGGTTACCTGTTTTAGAGGCTATGAGCCTTGGTACTGCTGTACTTACTTCTCATACTACAAGCTTGCCAGAAGTTGGTGGAGATGCAGTTTTATATGTAGACCCTACCAATGAAGCTGATATTTTGGCAGGTTTTATAAAATTGGATGATGACAAATTACGTGAGATTCTTAAGGCGAATAGTCCAACACAAGCAAGTAAATTCTCTTGGAGGAAAGCTGCGAAAGAAGTTATGCAAGCATATACAGAAGTTTTAAATATGCCAAAAAAAATCTTTCAATGATTTTGATCTAAGAACTCTAGCAGTGTATTCTAGTAGTCTGGGATAAAAGGTAGTGAGTACCTTTTAAAGATTATTTGTTTAATACTAAGCTCTGATAAATGTGACTGCAAAAGCTCTGATTACTGGTTTAACTGGACAAGATGGCTCTTATTTAGCTGAACTACTTTTAGCTAAAGGCTACGAGGTTTTTGGCTTAGTGCGTCGTTCCAGCACTAGTAACTTGGAACGTATTTCTCACCTGTTTAGCCAAATCAAAATTGTATCAGGTGACCTTCTCGATCAGTCTTCACTCATGGATGTGATTGCTGAATCTCAACCAGATGAAATTTATAACCTTGCTTCCCAAAGCTACGTTCCTCTGTCTTGGACACAACCCGCACTCACCGCTGAATACACTGCTCTTGGTGTCTCTCGACTGCTAGAATCTATCCGTCGATGTAAACCTGATGCTAAATTCTACCAAGCATCAAGTAGTGAGGTTTTCGGTCAACCAGACGAGTCACCGCAAACTGAACGTACCGCCTTTCGTCCCCGCAACCCTTACGGTGTTGCTAAAGCTTATGCTCACTGGATGACTGTCAACTATAGGCATAAATATAATCTTTACGCTTGCTGCGGTATCACCTATACTCACGAATCGCCTCGACGCGGTACAGAATTTGTGTTTCGCAAAATTACGCATACAGTAGCGCAAATCAAACTCGGTTTAGCAAATGAACTCAAATTAGGCAATTTAGATGCGCGTCGTGATTGGTGTTATGCCAAGGATGCTGTTTATGCCATGTGGCTAATGTTACAGCAAGAGCAACCAGACGACTACATTATTGCTAGTGGTGAAACCCAGTCTGTAAGAGAACTTGTAGAATGTGCATTTAACTATGTTGGTCTTAATTGGGAAGATTATGTCTCAGTAGACCCAACATTTTATCGGCCTGATGAGCCTGTACAGTTAATTGGTTGTATTGATAAAATCAAGACCGCTATAGATTGGCAACCGCAACACTCCTTTAAGCAATTAGTTGAGTTAATGGTTGATTCGGATATGAAAAAATTGAGTCAAAACGGAGCCTGAAAATTTTCATGTTAAAAATTGTAGTTGATGCCACCCCTGTCGAACCAAAACCGAGTGGGGTGGGTTTTTATGTTGCTAATTTAATCAATTCACTTGATGCGCTACAAGCAGCAGAAAATTTTCAGTTAGAGATAATTTATCAACCAGGTTTAAAAAAATGGTTAAGGCGAGATTTTAATTTTCCTGATTCCTTAAAAAATTATGCTCACTTACATCTTTTGCCTCTACCTGTAAGGCTTTCTGATTTATTATTAAAGTTAAATTTTAAACCGAGTTTAGCTTATTTTGAGAAATACTTTGGTGCTGCAGATATCGTACATGGGACAAATTACACTGTTTATCCCTGTAACCAAAGTTTAAAGGTAATGAATATATATGATTTAACTTTTATTAAATATCCTAATTATATTGACTCTGTTGTTAAAGCATATACGGAACGTGTAAAGCGATGCTTAGGGTGGACAGACCTAATTTTAACAATTTCCGAAAGTTCTAAAAAAGATATTATTGAATATTTGCAAGTAGAACCGCAAAAAGTCTCTGTCACACCTTTAGCTAGCCGCTATTATCCTGATTATTTATCTGATGAGGCTGCTCAGACGCTAGAACCAGAAGTTAAATATGATTTTTCGCAACCATATTTACTGTTTGTCAGTACTATAGAACCCCGAAAAAATATTAATGCTATTATCTCAGCCTTTAACTTCTTAAAAGAAAAACATAAAATTGAGCATCAATTAGTATTGATTGGTAAAAAAGGATGGCGTTATGAACCAATCTTCGCAGCGATTGAAAGCTCTCCGTGGAGAGAACAGATTCATCATCTTGACTATTTATCTAATGAATTAGTAGCCTTATTTTATTCAAAAGCTGATGTGTTTGTTTATCCTTCTCATTACGAAGGGTTTGGATTACCTGCATTAGAAGCGATGACTTTAGGCGCACCAGTTGTCTGTGCTAACAGTTCTTCGCTACCAGAAGTTACAGGAAAAGCGGCTCTCCTGATTGACCCTGATGAACCGATGCAATTAGCTGAAGCCATTCTCAAAGTAATTAGTGATTCTCAGTTACGCCAAGAGTTAATTCAATTAGGTAAAGAAAGAGCAAAGTTATTTTCTTGGGAAAAAACTGCAAAAGAAACATTAAAGGCATACCGAGGCATTATGTCATGAATAGCGTAGATAATGCCTTATCGGAAAAATTAATTATTAATCTCTCAATTATTTTTTCTCAATCAACAGGTATCAGCAATTATGCACAAAATATTTTTCCTTACTTAAAAACTCTCAAACCTACTTTATTAACAGCCAAACAATATCCCGAATTTAATTGCTATATAGTTCCAGATAATCTGACTCCTGCTCAAGGTACAAAAGGTCATTTTCGCCGCTTAATTTGGACGCAATTTCAAATACCGCAAATTTATCAACAGCTAAAATCGCAACTTTTATTTTCTCCTGTACCGGAAGCACCGCTATATACAAATTGTCGTTTTGTTGTCATGTTTCACGACTTGATACCCTTGCGATTTCCTAGAAGCTTTTCACCTCTAATACCGTATCATCGCTACTACACACCCCAAGTACTTAACCAAGCACAACATATTATTTGTAATTCCCAAGCCACAGCTAAAGACATCATCGACTTTTACCAAATTCCTAGCAGCAAAATCACACCCATTCTCCTTGCTTACGATCGCACTCACTTCCGTCCTCTAAATTTACCCACCAGCAACTACTTTCTCTACATTGGTCGCCAAGATACATACAAAAATGTGCATCGCTTAATTAGTGCTTTTGCTGCATTACCTAATAGTAAAGACTACGAACTGTGGTTAGTAGGGCCTAGCGATCGCCGTTATACTCCAACTCTACAAGCACAGGTTGCAGAATTGGGTATAACCAATCAAGTGAAATTTCTGGATTATGTAGCCTATAGCGAATTACCAACAATTATTAATGGTGCGATCGCACTGGTTTTCCCTAGTCTCTGGGAAGGTTTTGGCTTACCTGTTCTAGAAGCAATGGCTTGCGGTACTCCCGTAATTACTTCTAATATTTCCTCTCTTCCTGAAGTCGCTGGCGATGCGGCAATTCTGATTAATCCCTACAATACAGAAGAAATTACCGCAGCCATGCAAGCTGTAGCCAATGATTCCAGTTTGCGATCGCATCTTTCCACCCAAGGTATCACTAGAGCAAATCAATTTAGCTGGGAAAAAACCGGAAAAGCCACTGCTGAAGTTTTATCGCGCTATTTTTAGTCGCAAATGAGGAATTTAGAACTTGGTAAAATTAATATGTAAATGATCAAAATCTGCTAAATGACTACATCAATCGAACTACCTAGTGGCAAAATCCTGAATATTACTCGTTTTATTGCGCTGCTTCCAGTTAGCAATAATGACGATAGTAGTTATCAATTGATTTTAGAAGGATATCCCCATCCTATTAATTTAGAATCATTGGATGTTCAGGTTGTAAAAAAACTATTGCAACTAGATAAAGACAATCCAGTTATCAATCATCAATTAGGATGGGATAAAGAAGAACAAATTCGGAAAAATCAACGCGTTATGGAATGGTTAGCTCAACAAATGGAATATTACAATAATATATCTGATTCAGAAGCTATGGAGAGACAGGAATTTTTTGAAAGGTTTAAACAAAGAGTCGATGCTGAAAGACCAGAGGGACAGAAGCTATATTCAGAATTATGATAGTTTTTATTGACTCCAGTGTATTAGGAATTCTTGCTAACCCCAATAAAGTTGGCGAAGTGCGCGACTGTTGGGAATGGATTTATAAATTACTCCCAAAAGGTGTATATGTTTGTTCTTCTCAAATCTGTGATTTTGAGGTGAGAAGAAGTATGATACTTGAATCTCAGCTAAAACCTTCTTTGAATCACATTGTCAATTTAGATCAGTTGCAAGAATTTATCCCTTTGTTACCCATCACTCCAGAATTACTAAAAAAAGCATCTGTGCTTTGGGCTACTGCTCGTAGTCAAGGTATTCCCACAGCAGATAATAAAAGTCTTGATATTGATATGATTATTTGTAGTCACTGGCAAATGTTGAGAGAAGAATTTCCTGGTCGTTATGTTGCGATCGCCACTACTAATGTCAAGCATTTAAGCCGCTTTACCGAAGCTAAAATCTGGCGAGATATTAACCTGTAAAATTAAAAGATGAAGTATGAAAAAAACTTCACACTTCATCCTAGCCTACGGCAAGACGCTACGCGTCTACACACTTCATCCTTCCTAAGGTGTTCCTACTGCGCCAGAGTAAATTAAACCCCGTTGCAGATCTAAGGTTAAAATTGCCCCATCTCTAATTACTTGTGTTGCTTCCTTCACACCCACAATTACTGGAACACCTAAACGCAAGCCAATGACAGCAGCATGGCTGGTGAGGCTTTCTTCTTCTGTAATAATTCCTGAGGCTTTGCGAATTGCTTCTACAAAATCGGCAGTGGTACGAGGAGCAACTAAAATATCTCCAGGATTAAAGTTACTTACATCCATACCTTTGTGCGCGACTCTGGCGCGTCCACTCACAGAACCTTGTCCGAGTCCAATTCCCTGGCCGAGAACTGCTGTGACGACTTCAACCTTGATTAAATCTGTCGAGCCGGAAACACCTTGGAGTGTACCTGCTGTCATGACAACCAAATCACCCTCAGTTAGTAGTTTATTTTCTTGAGCAACATTTATAGCAGCTTGAAAAGTTTGTCCGGTAGAAGGTAGTTCTAGGACTAACAGCGGTTTTACTCCCCATACCATTTGTAACTGTCGTGCTACGTTGACATGAGGTGTAATTGCCAAAATCGGTGTGCGTGGACGGAATTTGGAAACATTGCGCGCTGTTGCCCCTGTTTGGGTTAAGGTCATAATTGCCGCTGCACCTAACTGTTCAGCAATTTGTCCTACAGCTTGGCTAATGGCGTTAGGGATGGAACGTCTAGCATCTCTTAACAGGCGATTGGCGTTTTGTGCTTCTTCTTGTTCAATGCGTTCGGCAATTCTGGCCATAGTTGCTACAGCTTCTACCGGGTAACTACCTACGGCAGTTTCGTTAGAAAGCATGACTGCATCTGTGCCATCTAAAATTGCGTTTGCCACATCTGATACTTCGGCACGAGTGGGGCGGGGATTACTCACCATGCTGTCTAACATTTGCGTGGCGGTAATAATGGGAATCCCCAAGCGGTTAGCAGTAGCAATCAACTGCTTTTGCAGCACAGGAACATCTTCAGCTGGTAGTTCTACCCCTAAATCACCTCTCGCTACCATTACGCCATCACACAAAGCTAAAACTGCTTCCATTTGCTCAATAGCTTCGTGCTTTTCAATTTTGGCAACTACTGGTACATTCTTACCTGTGCTGGAAATTAGCTCTTTAATTTCGATGATATCTTGAGGATTGCGGACAAAAGACAGTGCTACCCAGTCTACACCTTGATCTAGACCAAACATCAGATCCTCGCGGTCTTTGTCGGTCATGGCTTTGATGGAAAGGTAAACTCCGGGAAAGTTAACACCTTTATTGTTAGAAAGTTTACCAGCTACGGTAACACGACAATGTAAATCACCTTTATCGCGGTTAATCTCCTCAACTACCATTTCGACTCGCCCATCATCGAGGAGGATTTTTGCACCAACTGGGACTTCTTCGGCCAAGTAATCGTAGGTAACACAGCTAATTTCTTGTGTACCAATTACCGGACGATTAGTTAAGGTGAAGCGATCGCCTTTTGCTAAAACTATAGACCCATTTTCAAACCGCCCCAAGCGAATTTTTGGCCCTTGCAAGTCTTGGAGAATTGCTACTGGCTGATTTAGTTCAAAAGCAGTTTGCCGAATTAAACGGATACTACGTTGATGATCGGCATGAGTCCCGTGGGAAAAGTTTAGCCGTAGTGTTGTTGCTCCCGCTTCAATAATTGCCTTGAGCATTTCTGGACTGCTAGTAGCAGGCCCAATTGTAGCGACAATTTTTGTGCGGCGTAGAGAATCTCTTAATTGCATAGGGGCTGATTCGAGGATCTATCTAGGAAACCATCGTAAATTAAAGGGCATTTCTATTTCCGTCACTGCTATATCAATCAGATGTAAGCAGTTAGAAAGGGGGAATAAAGGCCAGTTGGTGGCGCGAAATTTAAATTAATCTAGGAGATAGGGACTAAGGGCTAAGGATTTTCATGGGTTGGGGAATTTTCCCGTGAGTAATTGCCTTGAATAATATATGTATTTCCGCCAAGCTGCATTAGTAGTGAGCTATGAAAGACTCCTTCTAACATGGCAGTTTTAGTGAGTGGATAGACTAGTTATCGTACACTAATCTTGGTTCCATCCTCCCCAAGAAGGATATTCTTCTACCTCATTCTGAGCGATTGCTACAACCCAATTAATGCTGAAGATGCAAGTCCCGTCTGGCATCATATCGTATTTATCTATACAATCTGCTAAATGGCGGATAAAACTTGCTATACAAAAGTTTATAAAAGTTTATTATTCACTAATCTTTGTCGTATATTCGTAATGTTTGATAAATAAGGAGATTAGAATGCTCACGTCGGAGGCACAGAAGCCACTGACAGTCCCACCCAAGGAATTTTTAGCGCCTGCTGGTGATTTTAGTGCCACAATGCTGCTGTTTTTTAGTGCAGTGGCAATGCTAGTGTTATCTAACTTTGGTTACTGGCTGTGGGAATGGCCGCACTGGCTATGCTTTAGTGTGAATACTCTAGCACTGCATTGTTCTGGGACAGTGATTCACGATGCTTGTCATCAATCTGCCCATCGCAACCGAGTTATCAATGCAATGTTAGGTCATGGTAGTGCGCTGATGCTAGCTTTCGCATTTCCGGTATTTACGCGAGTGCATTTACAGCATCATGCCCATGTTAATCATCCTAAAGATGACCCAGATCATTATGTCTCGACTGGCGGGCCTCTGTGGTTGATTGCAGTACGATTTTTGTACCATGAGGTATTTTTCTTTCAACGGCAACTGTGGCGTAAATATGAGCTACTGGAGTGGTTTATTAGCCGCTTGATTGTAGGGACAATTGTTTATATCTCAGTGCAATATCACTTTTTGGGTTATATTCTCAATTTTTGGTTTATACCAGCATTTATCGTGGGCATAGCATTAGGATTATTCTTTGATTATCTGCCCCATCGCCCATTTGTAGAGCGCGATCGCTGGAAAAATGCTCGCGTTTATCCTAACCCAATTCTGAACATTTTGATTATGGGACAGAATTACCACCTAGTTCATCATTTGTGGCCTTCAATTCCCTGGTATAACTACCAGCCAGCATATTATTTGATGAAACCACTATTAGATGCAAAAGGTTGTTATCAAACTTCCGGATTATTACAAAAGAAAGATTTTTTTGAATTTGTTTACGACATCTTTTTAGGAATTAGGTTTAACCACCACAAACAGCCTGAAAATTAACATGATATAACCATTTACAACCGACAGGCGATCGCGCTATATATTCTGAGTTATGGATGCGATCGCTCTCACTGGAAAAAGTTAAAAATTGACCTGCCGCATCAAGAACCCTCCGCGATGATGAAAAATCTATGCTACTTGCAAAGACTGTCCGAGAGTTTTTGGTTCAGGGAGAGATTCACCAAGTTCTAAAGCTGTTTCAATTAATAACTCTAGTACTTCTTGGGCTTCACACATCCTTAGAATTATCAGCTGTGGCGAGGTATTTAAGCAGGGGGAGTGTATCGTGAACTTCTTTGAAATTTCTGGCTAAGGCTTCCACTGCACTACTTCGCACATACCCATCATCATCAGCAGTAGCCAAGTCTTTGAGGAAGGTAAGGGTGTCGGGGTCTTCTTTGAAATTTCTGGCTAATACTGAAACTGCGATATGTCGCACAACTATATTACTATCAGCAGATGCCCAGTCTTTGAGGAAGGTAAGGGTTTCGGGGTCTTCTTTGAAATTGTTGGCTAATAATGACACAGCTAAACGTCGTACATGTCCATGATCATCAGCAGTAGCGCAGTGTTTAAGAATGACCAGGGTATCAGAATCTTCCTTGAAGTTTCTCGCTAACGCTAACACTGCTGCATATCGCATAACCGCACTATTATCAGTAGCGAGGTGTTTCATGAAGGGGAGGATGTCGGGGTGTTCTTTGAAATTGCTGGCTAATGCTTGTACCACTCTAATTCGCACATTTTCATCATCATCAACAGTGGCTTGGTGTTTTAGAAAGGGGAGGGTGTCAGGGTTTTCTTTGAAGTTGCTGGCTAATGCGTCCACTGCTGCACTTCGCACATCTGAATTATCATCAGCAGTGGCTTGGTGTTTGAGAAAGGGGAGAATGTCAGGGTTTTCTTTGAAGTTGCTGGCTAATGCGTCCAATGCTGCACTTCGCACATCCGAATTATCATCAGTGATGCAAAGGTGTTTGAGGAAGGAGAGGGTGTAGGGATCATCTTTCCAGATTGTTGCAACTGTAATGATTGCTTGGGCGCGAATTTCCCGAACTAGCTGGATATCTTCATTATCTCCCTTACTGTCATAGTAGTAAGGCAGATCATATTTGATTAAGTCCTTGAATTGCTCAAGTAATTCATCAGCCGTTGACTTAATCACCTGACGGTTTCTAACTTCTACTAAACAATAAGCCGCTAAAAATAAGTTAACAAGTGTTCCTTCCTCCACATTTATATCTATTAAATAGTTGATAATTTCTAATGTAAAGTGGTCATCAATCATTCCGGCAATTAGCCGCAATACCTCATGCCAAGTTTCATCTTGCCAGTGTTTTCCAAAAACTTCAGTCTTTAGATAATCAATTGTAATACTGCGTTCTTTTTCAAACTTCCAAACAAACTTCCAAGCACAGAAATATTCCAAAAATGTTCTATGCACAAAAGCATAGTAATCTGCACCCAAGAAACATAACATAAAGTTGCGAGTCCGCAGTTGATTAATCATCACCCGCGCAGCTTCTCTGGCTTGACTGACTTCTATAGTTTTGAGATAGTCAGTCAAAATCTTAACTAAATCATCTTCTTTAATTAAATTACCAGCTAAACCTTTGTCGCCAGTTTGCATATAATAAGCAACCTGACGCAGCATCGCTTGCTTATCTTTATAATCAATAGTTTTAGGATCTATTCTTTTATCTTCCACCAAAGCGCGTTCTACATCCCATTGATGTAACAGTACCCGCGATGCTTGGTTATAAAGTTCCGCTCTATCTCTGGGCAATTCCTGATTACGATTGAGAATCGCCATCATCGTCAACAATAGAGGATTCCCCGCTAATTCTGTAATAGCTTTGGAAGTTTCAATTCCTCTTTGCAATCGTTCCCGTTTTCTAACTTTATCTGCTACATCACTAAAAGTTAACTCATGCCAACGGTAAATAAAATCTTGAATTTGTGATGAGTCTAAATCTTGCAACATGAAATGATGAAATTGAGCATCGCGCAATCGTTGCGGTTTATAGCCAATCACGCGAGAAGTCACAATCACCTGCACGTTAGGATATTCATTGGTGAAGCGATGAATAGCTGTAATTACATCCTCACGCTTACCAGGGTCAAATACTTCATCTAAACCATCAAACATCACCAAAGCATTACCAGCCTTTAGCTGTGCTTGCAATTGATGCTGATTGAGGTGAGAAATTGCACCAGGACTTTGATGAAAGAACTCTAAAAAATTCTTACAATGTCCGTCATCAGCATTTCGCATATAAGCGCGTAGTTCAATTAGCAAGGGAATTGGTGGTAACATAAATCCCGGCTTGTTGAGTGGATCGAGAGTTTTTTCTACCCAATCCAAAGCTAAATACTGCAATAATGTAGACTTGCCTGCACCAGGATCACCTAAGATGACTATATATTTATAAGTTTGCAGCTGTTTAACAATATCTAATACTGAACTTATCGGTTGTTCAAAATAAACTCGTTTGTATTTTTCTAATTCTTCTAAAGCAATTTCTTCTGCTTCTACTTGTTCACTGTCTCGCAGTCGCCGCAAATGTTCTTTCGGTAGTTCGTGAATTTGGGGTAAGACTTGGTGAATTTCTCGCACATTTTGCGGGGTAAATATTGACCATAATCTCAGTTCGTTATAGGCGTATCCGCTAGTATCTAAACTATCTAGTTTTAAGTTGACATAGCGCTCACGAATTGCTTCTTGATATTGCCGCAAGTCAAATTCTGGTTTAATCCCTGCTATTTCTTGAGTATTTTCCTTTATTGCTTCTAGGTTTTGTGAATCTAGCAACTCGCGTAAATCTTTTGATTCAGCTAAAATCTGTTGGCATTTTCTCAGATAATTATCAGTCACTAATTGCCAGTTAAATCTAGCTGGTAAAGCTGGTAAATTCAAACTCTTCCAAGTTGATTCTAGAGTTTGATAATCTAGCTCATCACAATCCGGCTCAAAAGCTTTACCGAGTATTTCTTTAACCGA contains the following coding sequences:
- a CDS encoding glycosyltransferase family 4 protein; translated protein: MNSVDNALSEKLIINLSIIFSQSTGISNYAQNIFPYLKTLKPTLLTAKQYPEFNCYIVPDNLTPAQGTKGHFRRLIWTQFQIPQIYQQLKSQLLFSPVPEAPLYTNCRFVVMFHDLIPLRFPRSFSPLIPYHRYYTPQVLNQAQHIICNSQATAKDIIDFYQIPSSKITPILLAYDRTHFRPLNLPTSNYFLYIGRQDTYKNVHRLISAFAALPNSKDYELWLVGPSDRRYTPTLQAQVAELGITNQVKFLDYVAYSELPTIINGAIALVFPSLWEGFGLPVLEAMACGTPVITSNISSLPEVAGDAAILINPYNTEEITAAMQAVANDSSLRSHLSTQGITRANQFSWEKTGKATAEVLSRYF
- a CDS encoding type II toxin-antitoxin system VapC family toxin, which gives rise to MIVFIDSSVLGILANPNKVGEVRDCWEWIYKLLPKGVYVCSSQICDFEVRRSMILESQLKPSLNHIVNLDQLQEFIPLLPITPELLKKASVLWATARSQGIPTADNKSLDIDMIICSHWQMLREEFPGRYVAIATTNVKHLSRFTEAKIWRDINL
- the pyk gene encoding pyruvate kinase — translated: MQLRDSLRRTKIVATIGPATSSPEMLKAIIEAGATTLRLNFSHGTHADHQRSIRLIRQTAFELNQPVAILQDLQGPKIRLGRFENGSIVLAKGDRFTLTNRPVIGTQEISCVTYDYLAEEVPVGAKILLDDGRVEMVVEEINRDKGDLHCRVTVAGKLSNNKGVNFPGVYLSIKAMTDKDREDLMFGLDQGVDWVALSFVRNPQDIIEIKELISSTGKNVPVVAKIEKHEAIEQMEAVLALCDGVMVARGDLGVELPAEDVPVLQKQLIATANRLGIPIITATQMLDSMVSNPRPTRAEVSDVANAILDGTDAVMLSNETAVGSYPVEAVATMARIAERIEQEEAQNANRLLRDARRSIPNAISQAVGQIAEQLGAAAIMTLTQTGATARNVSKFRPRTPILAITPHVNVARQLQMVWGVKPLLVLELPSTGQTFQAAINVAQENKLLTEGDLVVMTAGTLQGVSGSTDLIKVEVVTAVLGQGIGLGQGSVSGRARVAHKGMDVSNFNPGDILVAPRTTADFVEAIRKASGIITEEESLTSHAAVIGLRLGVPVIVGVKEATQVIRDGAILTLDLQRGLIYSGAVGTP
- a CDS encoding glycosyltransferase family 4 protein → MKIGFDISQTGKNKAGCGYAAASLIQNLIEEYDNHEYLLYSAFGNTFWDPEHGKSTCRFSQRNCTHLLDNLSHQDSLNFWNTTKAIDEGKLGNPDIVHANNFSSPQLNFARLVYTIHDVSFIDHPEYTSEENRWICFNGVFDASIRADLIIAISEYSRKRFLEVFPHFPMERTRVVYLGSRFTNVEDEKPVATLKPNNFWLSVGTLEPRKNLRRTLRAFKQYVDVNPDSKPLVLAGGQGWLEEDLEQFINNLELSKHIIKLGYVDDSTLKWLYKNCWAFIYPSIYEGFGLPVLEAMSLGTAVLTSHTTSLPEVGGDAVLYVDPTNEADILAGFIKLDDDKLREILKANSPTQASKFSWRKAAKEVMQAYTEVLNMPKKIFQ
- a CDS encoding NACHT domain-containing protein, whose product is MIVEWLVGWVASNTVGFLVKNILTSEFAQDLAKDYAKDFFKDRFNSVPDFFKKEPIQKAIAKALKEFLQLLEDELKFRKLPEEDIKKFDKPLKKFIYHKSVKEILGKAFEPDCDELDYQTLESTWKSLNLPALPARFNWQLVTDNYLRKCQQILAESKDLRELLDSQNLEAIKENTQEIAGIKPEFDLRQYQEAIRERYVNLKLDSLDTSGYAYNELRLWSIFTPQNVREIHQVLPQIHELPKEHLRRLRDSEQVEAEEIALEELEKYKRVYFEQPISSVLDIVKQLQTYKYIVILGDPGAGKSTLLQYLALDWVEKTLDPLNKPGFMLPPIPLLIELRAYMRNADDGHCKNFLEFFHQSPGAISHLNQHQLQAQLKAGNALVMFDGLDEVFDPGKREDVITAIHRFTNEYPNVQVIVTSRVIGYKPQRLRDAQFHHFMLQDLDSSQIQDFIYRWHELTFSDVADKVRKRERLQRGIETSKAITELAGNPLLLTMMAILNRNQELPRDRAELYNQASRVLLHQWDVERALVEDKRIDPKTIDYKDKQAMLRQVAYYMQTGDKGLAGNLIKEDDLVKILTDYLKTIEVSQAREAARVMINQLRTRNFMLCFLGADYYAFVHRTFLEYFCAWKFVWKFEKERSITIDYLKTEVFGKHWQDETWHEVLRLIAGMIDDHFTLEIINYLIDINVEEGTLVNLFLAAYCLVEVRNRQVIKSTADELLEQFKDLIKYDLPYYYDSKGDNEDIQLVREIRAQAIITVATIWKDDPYTLSFLKHLCITDDNSDVRSAALDALASNFKENPDILPFLKHQATADDNSDVRSAAVDALASNFKENPDTLPFLKHQATVDDDENVRIRVVQALASNFKEHPDILPFMKHLATDNSAVMRYAAVLALARNFKEDSDTLVILKHCATADDHGHVRRLAVSLLANNFKEDPETLTFLKDWASADSNIVVRHIAVSVLARNFKEDPDTLTFLKDLATADDDGYVRSSAVEALARNFKEVHDTLPLLKYLATADNSKDV
- a CDS encoding GDP-mannose 4,6-dehydratase, with the protein product MTAKALITGLTGQDGSYLAELLLAKGYEVFGLVRRSSTSNLERISHLFSQIKIVSGDLLDQSSLMDVIAESQPDEIYNLASQSYVPLSWTQPALTAEYTALGVSRLLESIRRCKPDAKFYQASSSEVFGQPDESPQTERTAFRPRNPYGVAKAYAHWMTVNYRHKYNLYACCGITYTHESPRRGTEFVFRKITHTVAQIKLGLANELKLGNLDARRDWCYAKDAVYAMWLMLQQEQPDDYIIASGETQSVRELVECAFNYVGLNWEDYVSVDPTFYRPDEPVQLIGCIDKIKTAIDWQPQHSFKQLVELMVDSDMKKLSQNGA
- a CDS encoding glycosyltransferase family 4 protein, giving the protein MLKIVVDATPVEPKPSGVGFYVANLINSLDALQAAENFQLEIIYQPGLKKWLRRDFNFPDSLKNYAHLHLLPLPVRLSDLLLKLNFKPSLAYFEKYFGAADIVHGTNYTVYPCNQSLKVMNIYDLTFIKYPNYIDSVVKAYTERVKRCLGWTDLILTISESSKKDIIEYLQVEPQKVSVTPLASRYYPDYLSDEAAQTLEPEVKYDFSQPYLLFVSTIEPRKNINAIISAFNFLKEKHKIEHQLVLIGKKGWRYEPIFAAIESSPWREQIHHLDYLSNELVALFYSKADVFVYPSHYEGFGLPALEAMTLGAPVVCANSSSLPEVTGKAALLIDPDEPMQLAEAILKVISDSQLRQELIQLGKERAKLFSWEKTAKETLKAYRGIMS
- the crtR gene encoding beta-carotene hydroxylase, which translates into the protein MLTSEAQKPLTVPPKEFLAPAGDFSATMLLFFSAVAMLVLSNFGYWLWEWPHWLCFSVNTLALHCSGTVIHDACHQSAHRNRVINAMLGHGSALMLAFAFPVFTRVHLQHHAHVNHPKDDPDHYVSTGGPLWLIAVRFLYHEVFFFQRQLWRKYELLEWFISRLIVGTIVYISVQYHFLGYILNFWFIPAFIVGIALGLFFDYLPHRPFVERDRWKNARVYPNPILNILIMGQNYHLVHHLWPSIPWYNYQPAYYLMKPLLDAKGCYQTSGLLQKKDFFEFVYDIFLGIRFNHHKQPEN